Proteins encoded by one window of Acetivibrio thermocellus ATCC 27405:
- a CDS encoding copper amine oxidase N-terminal domain-containing protein, whose protein sequence is MKVNDRPIVFDVAPIIGEGRTLVPLRHIFEALGAEVKWDASTRTVTGIKGSDKIILKIDSKEALVNGETKELDVPATIVNGRTLVPVRSISESLGAEVSWDDNSKTVIIKTNF, encoded by the coding sequence GTGAAGGTGAATGACAGACCCATAGTATTTGATGTGGCGCCAATAATCGGTGAAGGAAGAACACTGGTGCCTCTCAGGCACATCTTCGAAGCCCTGGGAGCAGAAGTAAAATGGGATGCATCAACCAGAACAGTAACCGGAATCAAAGGTTCGGACAAGATTATACTGAAAATTGACAGCAAAGAAGCCCTTGTAAACGGTGAAACAAAAGAGCTGGATGTACCTGCAACTATAGTAAACGGAAGGACACTTGTACCTGTAAGGTCTATTTCGGAAAGCTTGGGCGCCGAAGTTTCATGGGATGATAATTCAAAAACCGTCATAATTAAAACAAACTTCTAA
- a CDS encoding cellulase family glycosylhydrolase, whose protein sequence is MGQKHFKRSLLSVLTISALIISCLFSFIFVNADDTSEEPALEGLSIHYMDGTLDVKYQSMRPYIIIHNNSGMDVDMADLRVRYYYEKEGVTEEVLTCFYTAIGADKIFAEFHPELGYAEIGFTSDAGIIKSGGNSGQLQLVLKKISNGYYDQSNDYSYDPSYTDYAEYDKITLYYKGKLVWGKEGPPPPPEPTPPPNNDDWLHVEGNLIKDAQGNTVYLTGINWFGFETDGANGFYGLNKCNLEDSLDLMAKLGFNILRIPISAEIILQWKNGERVETSFVNTYENPRLDGLSSLEILDYTINHMKKNGMKAMLDMHSSTKDSYQENLWYNKDITMEEFIEAWKWIVERYKDDDTVIAVDLKNEPHGKYSGPNIAKWDDSDDPNNWKRAAEIIAEEILAINPNLLIVVEGVEAYPMEGYDYTNCGEFTTYCNWWGGNLRGVADHPVVISAPDKLVYSVHDYGPDIYMQPWFKKDFDINTLYEECWYPNWYYIVEQNIAPMLIGEWGGKLINENNRKWLECLATFISEKKLHHTFWAFNPNSADTGGLMLEDWKTVDEEKYAIIEPTLWKKGLDHVIPLGGITEDTFKYGDVNGDFAVNSNDLTLIKRYVLKNIDEFPSSHGLKAADVDGDEKITSSDAALVKRYVLRAITSFPVEENQNE, encoded by the coding sequence ATGGGTCAAAAACATTTTAAAAGAAGTCTGTTGTCTGTATTAACAATTTCAGCCCTGATTATCTCCTGCCTTTTCAGTTTTATTTTCGTTAACGCAGATGACACTTCTGAAGAACCCGCTTTGGAAGGCCTGTCTATACACTATATGGACGGCACACTGGACGTAAAATATCAGAGCATGCGTCCTTACATAATTATTCATAACAACAGCGGCATGGATGTGGACATGGCCGACCTTAGGGTAAGGTATTACTACGAAAAAGAGGGTGTTACCGAAGAAGTCCTTACATGCTTTTATACAGCAATAGGTGCGGACAAAATATTTGCCGAATTTCATCCCGAGCTGGGATACGCTGAAATCGGCTTTACCAGTGATGCCGGAATTATAAAAAGCGGTGGCAACAGCGGGCAGCTGCAGCTGGTACTGAAAAAAATATCGAACGGTTACTACGACCAAAGCAATGATTATTCTTATGACCCAAGTTACACTGATTATGCAGAATATGATAAAATAACACTCTATTACAAAGGTAAACTGGTATGGGGAAAAGAAGGACCTCCTCCGCCACCGGAACCGACACCTCCGCCAAACAACGACGACTGGCTTCATGTGGAGGGAAATCTAATCAAGGATGCCCAGGGAAATACCGTTTATCTTACAGGAATCAACTGGTTTGGATTTGAAACTGACGGAGCAAACGGTTTTTACGGCCTTAACAAATGCAACCTTGAGGATTCTCTTGATTTAATGGCAAAATTAGGTTTTAATATTCTCAGAATCCCCATCAGTGCTGAAATTATTCTGCAATGGAAAAACGGCGAACGTGTAGAAACTTCCTTTGTAAACACCTATGAAAACCCGCGTCTTGACGGCCTCAGCAGTCTTGAAATACTGGACTATACAATAAATCACATGAAGAAAAACGGTATGAAAGCCATGCTTGACATGCACAGTTCAACCAAGGACTCATACCAGGAAAACCTCTGGTATAACAAGGATATAACCATGGAAGAATTTATCGAAGCCTGGAAATGGATTGTCGAAAGATACAAAGACGATGATACGGTCATTGCAGTGGATCTCAAAAATGAACCTCATGGAAAGTACTCCGGTCCGAATATCGCCAAATGGGATGATTCGGATGATCCAAACAACTGGAAAAGGGCGGCGGAAATCATTGCCGAAGAAATTCTTGCAATCAATCCAAATCTTTTAATCGTCGTAGAGGGTGTTGAGGCATACCCGATGGAAGGGTATGATTACACCAACTGCGGTGAGTTTACCACATACTGTAACTGGTGGGGCGGAAATTTAAGAGGAGTTGCCGACCATCCTGTTGTCATATCCGCTCCGGACAAGCTCGTATATTCCGTACATGATTACGGACCGGACATCTATATGCAGCCGTGGTTTAAAAAAGATTTCGACATTAACACCCTTTATGAGGAATGCTGGTACCCAAACTGGTACTACATTGTCGAGCAAAATATTGCGCCTATGTTAATCGGCGAATGGGGAGGCAAGCTTATCAATGAAAACAACCGGAAGTGGCTTGAATGTTTGGCTACCTTTATTTCAGAAAAGAAACTGCATCATACCTTCTGGGCTTTTAATCCCAACTCAGCCGACACCGGCGGTCTAATGCTTGAGGATTGGAAAACCGTTGATGAGGAAAAATATGCAATAATTGAGCCCACATTGTGGAAGAAAGGTCTGGATCATGTAATACCGCTGGGAGGAATTACGGAGGATACCTTTAAATATGGTGACGTTAACGGTGATTTTGCCGTAAACTCCAACGACCTTACATTGATAAAACGCTACGTCCTTAAAAATATTGACGAATTCCCCTCTTCTCATGGATTGAAAGCTGCCGACGTGGACGGAGATGAAAAAATAACCTCCAGTGATGCTGCTCTTGTAAAAAGGTACGTTCTAAGAGCCATAACATCATTCCCGGTGGAAGAAAACCAAAATGAATAA
- a CDS encoding carbohydrate binding domain-containing protein — protein sequence MLKKVAVCVASALLFSMLLCQWGFAAENLLKNPSFEEVDNNMPLGWSTWVWNYQNGVVEFKVEQEGAQSGQYYVTIENREARDARYLQEVTVSPNSYYKLSGWIKTENVGNDVLGANLSLEGVTTYSKDIRGTVDEWQYTELYIKTGENVETIKVSLGLGGYGNLNTGKASFDNVMLEKVDNVPDGARCVIVENPDNTSSDSSEDDQKNSTGSTQGKYTWFWPIVSAIALATIQYYYSRPKNVKSTKDSSDKKE from the coding sequence ATGTTAAAAAAAGTGGCAGTCTGTGTTGCTTCTGCTTTGCTGTTTAGTATGCTGCTTTGTCAGTGGGGATTTGCGGCGGAAAATTTATTAAAAAATCCGTCTTTTGAAGAAGTGGATAATAATATGCCTCTTGGCTGGAGTACATGGGTTTGGAATTATCAGAACGGTGTTGTCGAGTTTAAAGTGGAGCAGGAAGGTGCTCAAAGCGGGCAGTACTATGTTACTATTGAGAATAGAGAGGCAAGAGATGCAAGATATCTTCAGGAAGTGACGGTCAGCCCGAACTCATATTACAAACTTTCAGGCTGGATTAAAACTGAAAATGTGGGCAACGATGTTTTGGGAGCAAACTTGTCTTTGGAAGGAGTTACTACATATTCAAAAGATATAAGAGGTACTGTTGATGAATGGCAATACACTGAGTTGTATATTAAAACTGGTGAGAATGTAGAGACGATAAAAGTGTCTTTGGGTTTGGGCGGATATGGTAATTTGAATACCGGAAAAGCTTCATTCGACAATGTGATGCTGGAGAAAGTGGATAACGTACCGGATGGCGCAAGATGTGTGATTGTCGAAAATCCCGACAATACTTCTTCGGATTCTTCAGAGGACGACCAAAAGAACTCGACAGGAAGCACACAGGGCAAATATACGTGGTTTTGGCCTATAGTCTCGGCAATTGCTTTGGCGACCATACAATATTATTATTCCAGGCCAAAGAATGTTAAATCAACGAAAGACAGCAGTGATAAAAAAGAGTAA